In Kryptolebias marmoratus isolate JLee-2015 linkage group LG22, ASM164957v2, whole genome shotgun sequence, a single window of DNA contains:
- the LOC108251487 gene encoding placenta-specific protein 9 gives MTSYSLLLLLLLLTGCAAAGLESNRQPRAVHSGACQEHRTLHSRLDVVEQRVEDTVDKLEAELAALLDTIEAPRWRPLLDTNEKTKVDILQDPGQRDQS, from the exons atgACTTCctacagcctcctcctcctcctcctcctcctgactgGCTGCGCAGCAGCAG GACTGGAATCAAACCGGCAACCTCGGGCGGTGCATTCAGGTGCCTGTCAGGAGCACCGGACTCTTCACAGCCGTCtggatgtggtggaacag AGGGTGGAGGACACCGTGGACAAGTTGGAGGCGGAGCTGGCGGCTCTGCTGGACACCATCGAAGCACCACGATGGCGTCCTCTGCTGGACACGAATGAGAAAACTAAAGTAGACATCCTGCAGGACCCGGGTCAGAGGGACCAGTCCTGA